Proteins from a single region of Anaerolineae bacterium:
- the dprA gene encoding DNA-protecting protein DprA, with protein MSQLAFLVGLCLIPGIGGVTLRNLLDHFGDVEAVYAASPVALRSVPGIGPRLAAAIKAVDVRQVAAAMIAWEQAGFTLLTGSHPRYPALLHDLRDAPPLLFCRGVLQPTDDLAVGIVGTRQPSSAARAYAAALAEGLAARGWTIVSGLAWGIDLAAHTGALQSGGRTIAILGSGLNQIPPAKHALAARIAASGALLSEWHPDTPASPPALVARNRIISGMSRAVIVVEAGEESGSLYTARFAYKQGRPILAVDNGSAGNTALLANGAALLAPDDTNWDALDRRLRALPR; from the coding sequence GTGAGTCAGCTGGCCTTTCTCGTTGGTCTTTGCCTGATCCCCGGCATTGGCGGTGTCACCCTGCGCAACCTGCTTGATCACTTCGGCGATGTCGAGGCCGTCTATGCCGCCAGCCCAGTGGCCCTGCGGAGCGTGCCGGGTATCGGGCCGCGTCTGGCTGCGGCGATCAAAGCCGTGGATGTGCGGCAGGTCGCTGCGGCGATGATTGCCTGGGAACAGGCAGGCTTCACCCTGTTGACCGGTTCGCACCCCCGCTATCCAGCGCTCCTGCATGACCTGCGCGACGCGCCGCCGCTGCTGTTCTGCCGGGGTGTTTTGCAGCCAACCGACGATCTGGCGGTCGGCATCGTAGGCACCCGCCAGCCATCTTCCGCTGCACGCGCCTATGCCGCGGCGCTGGCTGAAGGGCTGGCTGCTCGCGGCTGGACGATCGTCAGTGGCCTGGCCTGGGGGATCGATCTGGCGGCGCATACGGGCGCGTTACAGAGCGGCGGACGCACCATCGCCATTCTCGGTTCCGGTCTGAACCAGATTCCACCAGCCAAGCACGCGCTGGCAGCCCGCATCGCCGCCAGCGGCGCCCTGCTCAGCGAATGGCATCCAGATACACCGGCCAGCCCGCCAGCGCTGGTCGCCCGCAATCGTATCATTTCCGGGATGAGCCGGGCCGTGATCGTGGTAGAAGCGGGCGAAGAGAGTGGCAGCCTGTATACCGCCCGTTTTGCCTACAAACAGGGGCGTCCCATCCTGGCGGTAGACAACGGGAGCGCCGGCAACACGGCGCTGCTGGCAAATGGGGCAGCCCTGCTGGCGCCAGACGATACCAACTGGGATGCGCTCGACCGGCGGCTGAGGGCCTTGCCCCGCTGA